The Devosia sp. genome segment CACCACGAAACCGGTCTGCTTGCGGCTGACCAGGTGCGGTTCGGCCATCCACATCATGAAGGCCGAAACGTCGGTGGCGTACTGCTCGAGCGTCTGCGGCACTTCAACGCCGTCTTCACCCGGAACATAGGTCACCGAGCCATCCGCCAGCGGCGGCGCCATGCCAATGGCGTGACCCGGGAAGTAGTCGTTGTAATACTTGCCCTCAGGCAGTTCGAAGCCTTCCGGAGCGGTTTCCGGCACTTCCTCGTGATAACCGGTCAGCAGGGCGTTGATATAGTCCGCGCCGCCTTCCTGGTATGCAGTGAAGTAGTTGAACACCCAGGTCGGGAACGGGTCCTTGACGCCGCGGGCCTTGGCCAGAACCGAGAAGTCCGGGGGCAACGCGCCGCCATTGGCGTCACGGGCCTCCTGGTCATTGGCAAAGGGCGAGGGCCAGCGGTCCGCCGGTATGCCCGGGCGGACGCCGCCTTCGACGGTGGCGTCTGCAATCTGATACTCGGC includes the following:
- a CDS encoding cytochrome c1 codes for the protein MRKNKFFLAAAFVLAGLASGPALSAEATGVPVERQSWSFAGIFGTYDENQLQRGFQVFREVCSSCHGAKLVSFRNLEEEGGPGFSEEQVKALAAEYQIADATVEGGVRPGIPADRWPSPFANDQEARDANGGALPPDFSVLAKARGVKDPFPTWVFNYFTAYQEGGADYINALLTGYHEEVPETAPEGFELPEGKYYNDYFPGHAIGMAPPLADGSVTYVPGEDGVEVPQTLEQYATDVSAFMMWMAEPHLVSRKQTGFVVLLFLVLFAGLMYGTKRKLWAGIEH